A genomic region of Leptotrichia hofstadii contains the following coding sequences:
- the ribH gene encoding 6,7-dimethyl-8-ribityllumazine synthase: MRTFEGKFDGRDVKIAIVAGRFNEFITSKLVGGALDVLKRNDVSEENIDIAWVPGAFEIPLIAKKLANTQKYDAIITLGAVIKGSTPHFDYVCSEVSKGVAQISLQSELPVIFGVLTTNNIEEAIERAGTKAGNKGADAAFSAIEMINLIKEIG; the protein is encoded by the coding sequence ATGAGAACTTTTGAAGGAAAATTTGATGGAAGAGATGTAAAAATAGCGATTGTGGCTGGAAGATTTAACGAGTTTATTACTTCCAAATTAGTTGGCGGAGCTTTGGATGTATTGAAGAGAAATGATGTTTCTGAAGAAAATATTGATATTGCCTGGGTTCCAGGAGCTTTTGAAATACCACTAATTGCAAAAAAATTAGCAAATACACAAAAATATGATGCAATAATTACTCTTGGAGCTGTTATAAAAGGTTCTACACCACACTTTGACTATGTTTGTTCAGAAGTTTCAAAAGGAGTTGCCCAAATTTCATTGCAAAGTGAATTACCTGTAATTTTTGGAGTTTTAACTACAAACAACATTGAAGAAGCTATTGAAAGAGCCGGAACAAAAGCTGGAAATAAAGGTGCAGATGCTGCATTTTCTGCAATCGAAATGATTAATTTAATAAAAGAAATTGGATAA
- the ribD gene encoding bifunctional diaminohydroxyphosphoribosylaminopyrimidine deaminase/5-amino-6-(5-phosphoribosylamino)uracil reductase RibD, translated as MNENIDEKYMKMAIELAKKGVGSVNPNPMVGAIVVQDEKVIGTGYHKYFGGPHAEVYALDEASKNSKDLSNATIYVTLEPCSHYGKTPPCAEKIVKLGLKRCVIGSSDPNPRVAGKGIQILKNAGIEVTENVLKEECDKINQVFFKYILTKLPYLFLKCAITLDGKIATKTGNSKWITNQTAREKVQFYRNKFMGIMVGINTVLADNPSLTARIENGVNPYRIIIDPHLKTEKIHNIIKENIDEKTIIVTSEKNKNSEKQLDFSENSKVKFVFLNGTKFSFKEILEKIGTLGIDSILLEGGQSLISQAFEEDVIDAGEIFIANKILGDTEGKSFIAGFDKKNMNGAIVLKNVKYNVYDENVGMEFLQKSYS; from the coding sequence ATGAATGAAAATATTGATGAAAAATATATGAAAATGGCAATTGAACTGGCAAAAAAAGGAGTTGGGTCAGTAAATCCCAATCCAATGGTTGGAGCTATCGTCGTTCAAGATGAAAAAGTTATTGGAACTGGCTATCACAAGTATTTTGGAGGACCTCACGCCGAAGTTTATGCTTTGGACGAAGCTTCAAAAAATTCTAAAGATTTATCAAATGCTACGATTTACGTTACATTGGAACCTTGCTCGCATTATGGAAAAACACCTCCTTGTGCAGAAAAAATTGTAAAATTGGGACTAAAAAGATGCGTTATCGGCTCATCTGATCCAAATCCAAGAGTGGCTGGAAAAGGTATACAAATATTGAAAAATGCTGGAATTGAAGTTACTGAAAATGTTTTGAAAGAAGAATGCGACAAAATAAATCAAGTGTTTTTTAAATATATTCTGACAAAATTGCCATATTTATTCTTAAAATGTGCGATTACTCTAGATGGAAAAATTGCTACAAAAACAGGAAATTCCAAATGGATTACAAACCAAACAGCACGTGAAAAAGTGCAATTTTACCGAAATAAATTTATGGGAATAATGGTTGGGATAAATACTGTCTTAGCTGACAATCCAAGCCTTACTGCGAGAATTGAAAACGGTGTAAATCCATACAGAATAATTATTGATCCGCATTTAAAGACTGAAAAAATTCATAATATTATTAAGGAAAATATTGATGAAAAGACGATAATTGTTACATCAGAAAAAAATAAAAATTCTGAAAAGCAGTTAGATTTTTCTGAAAATAGCAAGGTTAAATTTGTATTTTTAAATGGTACAAAATTCAGCTTTAAAGAAATTCTTGAAAAAATTGGAACGTTAGGAATTGACTCAATTTTGCTGGAAGGTGGTCAATCACTTATTTCACAGGCATTTGAAGAAGATGTTATTGATGCTGGAGAAATTTTCATTGCTAATAAAATTTTAGGCGATACTGAAGGAAAATCTTTTATTGCTGGATTTGATAAAAAAAATATGAATGGAGCCATCGTTTTGAAAAACGTAAAATATAATGTTTATGATGAAAATGTTGGAATGGAATTTTTACAAAAAAGTTATAGCTAG
- a CDS encoding riboflavin synthase, protein MFTGLVEETGKIIDIAKKAASIEITIRGKKVAEKAQIGDSIAVNGVCLTVTKLNGNDFTADVMFETIERSGLKRAKAGDIVNLEKSLTLTTFLGGHLVMGDVDCEAKIVSITDKGIAKVYEFQLDKNYKNNMKYIVEKGRVTIDGASLTIIDVDDNAGIFSVSLIPHTIENITVGMKKTGDFVNIETDLFGKYVEKILKFDNFENTENKGKKSNLTMEFLQKHGF, encoded by the coding sequence ATGTTTACTGGTTTAGTTGAAGAAACTGGAAAAATTATTGATATTGCAAAAAAAGCTGCAAGTATCGAAATTACAATAAGGGGGAAAAAAGTCGCTGAAAAAGCGCAGATTGGGGATAGCATCGCTGTAAATGGCGTGTGTCTGACTGTTACAAAACTAAATGGAAACGACTTTACTGCCGATGTGATGTTTGAAACTATTGAAAGAAGCGGCTTAAAACGTGCTAAGGCTGGAGACATTGTTAATCTTGAAAAGTCACTTACACTTACGACTTTTTTAGGCGGACATCTTGTAATGGGAGATGTTGACTGTGAGGCTAAAATTGTATCAATTACAGATAAAGGGATCGCAAAAGTATATGAATTCCAGCTGGATAAAAATTATAAAAATAATATGAAATACATTGTTGAAAAAGGACGTGTAACGATTGACGGAGCGAGCCTTACAATAATTGATGTAGACGATAACGCTGGAATTTTCTCGGTTTCACTTATTCCACATACGATTGAAAATATTACCGTTGGAATGAAAAAAACTGGGGATTTTGTAAATATTGAAACAGATTTGTTTGGAAAATATGTTGAAAAAATATTAAAGTTTGACAATTTTGAAAATACAGAAAATAAAGGCAAAAAATCCAATTTAACAATGGAATTTTTACAAAAACATGGATTTTAA
- a CDS encoding bifunctional 3,4-dihydroxy-2-butanone-4-phosphate synthase/GTP cyclohydrolase II: protein MSEKKMNFDSIEAAIEDLKNGIPVVVVDDEDRENEGDFIIPADAVTYETLNFIIKEARGLMCVPMSKKRAEELELDPMVQHNTDYYGTAFTVSVDSLEGTTTGISAGDRLKTIKDLANPLKTAKDFRKPGHIFPLIAREGGVLERKGHTEAAVELSRLAGFSDIGVIMEILREDGEMARRNDLFEFCQKHNLKLITIDDLIVYIKKNEKLVKNEAVVDIPTQFGNFTFAGYSDEIEHKEYIAVMKGEIRNKENVTVRLHSECLTGDVFGSRRCDCQEQLHRALYELEESGEGLLIYLRQEGRGIGILNKLKAYKLQDEGYDTVEANHKLGFSDDLRDYAVAAQIIKDLGIKSIILKTNNPKKIEGLEKYGVKVAGRTEIEITANDVDKSYLKVKKEKMGHLLKQNL from the coding sequence ATGTCAGAAAAAAAGATGAATTTTGACAGCATTGAAGCTGCAATTGAAGATTTAAAAAATGGTATTCCAGTAGTGGTTGTTGACGATGAAGACAGGGAAAATGAAGGGGATTTTATAATTCCAGCTGATGCAGTAACTTATGAAACTTTAAATTTCATAATTAAGGAAGCACGTGGTCTTATGTGTGTCCCAATGTCCAAAAAACGTGCAGAAGAGCTTGAACTAGACCCAATGGTTCAGCACAATACTGATTATTATGGAACTGCTTTTACAGTGTCAGTTGACTCGCTGGAAGGTACAACTACTGGGATTTCTGCAGGCGATAGATTAAAAACAATAAAAGACTTGGCAAATCCTCTAAAAACTGCAAAAGACTTTAGAAAACCAGGGCATATATTCCCGCTAATCGCACGTGAAGGTGGAGTTCTTGAAAGAAAAGGACATACTGAGGCTGCTGTTGAATTATCTAGGCTTGCTGGATTTTCTGATATAGGCGTAATTATGGAAATTTTAAGGGAAGATGGGGAAATGGCTCGTCGAAATGACTTATTTGAATTTTGCCAAAAACATAATTTAAAATTAATTACAATTGATGATTTGATTGTTTACATAAAAAAAAACGAAAAATTAGTTAAAAATGAAGCAGTTGTTGATATTCCAACACAATTTGGAAACTTTACTTTTGCAGGTTATAGCGATGAAATCGAACATAAAGAATATATTGCAGTTATGAAAGGCGAAATAAGAAATAAAGAGAATGTCACTGTCAGACTTCACTCTGAATGCCTGACAGGTGATGTTTTTGGTTCAAGACGGTGCGATTGTCAAGAACAGCTTCATAGAGCCTTATATGAACTGGAAGAAAGTGGAGAAGGTCTTTTAATCTATCTACGTCAAGAAGGACGTGGAATTGGTATTTTGAACAAATTAAAGGCATACAAGCTTCAGGATGAAGGCTATGATACTGTTGAAGCAAATCATAAATTGGGATTTTCTGATGATTTAAGGGATTACGCTGTGGCAGCGCAAATTATAAAGGATCTTGGAATAAAATCTATTATCTTAAAAACTAATAATCCAAAGAAAATTGAAGGACTTGAAAAATACGGAGTTAAAGTTGCTGGACGCACAGAAATTGAAATTACTGCAAATGATGTGGATAAAAGTTATTTAAAAGTAAAGAAAGAAAAAATGGGACATTTATTAAAACAGAATTTATAG
- a CDS encoding ABC transporter ATP-binding protein, whose translation MIELKNLHKTFFSELGTEKQVFKGLNFTINDGDFITIIGSNGAGKSTLLNVLNGQIIPDGGNVVLNGNDITNVEQHKRAKWISQVYQNPTMGTAPSMTVLENLSMAKNKGKRFNFTFGLDVKNIEFYKKQLASLGLGLENQLFTQVGLLSGGQRQCLSLIMATLNRPDILLLDEHTAALDPQTSEIILEKTKEIIEKNNITSLMITHNMQDAITYGNRLIMLHAGEVIFDIKGEEKKKLTVEKLLEMFKTKDAKLSDKDIF comes from the coding sequence ATGATAGAGTTAAAAAATTTACATAAAACTTTCTTCTCTGAACTGGGAACGGAAAAACAAGTATTTAAAGGCTTGAATTTTACAATAAATGACGGTGATTTTATAACAATTATTGGAAGTAATGGTGCTGGAAAGTCTACGCTTTTGAATGTATTAAATGGACAAATTATTCCAGATGGAGGGAATGTTGTTTTAAACGGAAATGATATAACAAATGTAGAACAGCATAAAAGAGCAAAATGGATTTCACAAGTTTACCAAAATCCCACAATGGGAACAGCTCCATCAATGACAGTGCTAGAAAATTTGTCAATGGCTAAAAATAAAGGAAAGCGTTTTAACTTTACCTTTGGATTAGATGTAAAAAATATTGAATTTTATAAAAAGCAATTGGCAAGTCTGGGACTTGGACTGGAAAATCAATTGTTTACACAGGTAGGACTGCTATCTGGTGGTCAAAGACAATGCCTGTCGTTAATAATGGCAACTTTGAACCGTCCAGACATATTATTATTAGACGAACATACAGCGGCGCTTGACCCTCAAACTTCAGAAATAATTTTGGAAAAGACAAAGGAAATTATTGAAAAAAATAATATAACAAGTCTTATGATAACACATAATATGCAAGATGCCATAACTTATGGAAATAGACTTATTATGCTTCATGCAGGAGAAGTAATTTTTGATATAAAAGGTGAGGAAAAGAAAAAACTGACAGTGGAAAAGCTGCTTGAAATGTTTAAAACAAAAGATGCAAAGTTATCTGATAAAGATATATTTTAA
- a CDS encoding ABC transporter permease: MNELLVFLQSLPEAFKTGFIYSIMVMGVYLTYKILDFPDMSVDGTFPLGGFVFAAFALSKNGFFGITSPIMGLILAVVCGMIAGYITGALHVYLKINGLLSGILVMTGLYSINSRIVGMPNVFISPERSIYEIISYEKNFIPFIIMFVILLILKGLYDYKIKENKYMIRSLTVYIVFVIGLIIYVANTKDVKLMLTILIAFIIKMVIDYILTSKFGFALRALGNNEQLVVSLGVNEKRLKIFGLMLANGVVALAGALFAQNIKVADLQSGVGTIVIGLAAIILGLGVLKKSQVINEISIVTIGSLMYYFIINLALMSNSWTRNMYEGLHFSDNVIKILEVKPTDVKVITAIILAVILWNELIQKTKKGKKKVKLIEKGEAN; encoded by the coding sequence ATGAATGAATTATTAGTATTTTTACAAAGTCTTCCAGAGGCTTTTAAAACAGGGTTTATATATTCGATAATGGTTATGGGAGTGTATTTGACTTATAAGATACTGGATTTTCCTGATATGTCAGTAGATGGAACTTTTCCATTAGGAGGATTTGTATTTGCGGCATTTGCACTTTCTAAAAATGGTTTTTTTGGAATAACAAGTCCGATTATGGGTCTTATTTTGGCAGTAGTGTGCGGAATGATTGCAGGATATATTACAGGAGCATTGCATGTTTATCTAAAAATTAATGGATTGCTTTCAGGGATTTTGGTAATGACAGGTCTTTACAGTATAAATTCCAGAATTGTTGGAATGCCTAATGTGTTTATCTCGCCAGAAAGAAGTATTTATGAAATAATTTCTTATGAAAAGAATTTTATACCTTTTATAATTATGTTTGTTATTTTACTTATTTTAAAAGGTCTTTACGATTATAAAATAAAAGAAAATAAATATATGATCAGAAGTCTTACTGTTTATATAGTTTTTGTAATTGGATTGATAATTTATGTAGCAAATACAAAAGATGTAAAACTTATGCTTACAATACTTATCGCATTTATTATAAAAATGGTTATTGATTATATCTTGACATCAAAATTTGGATTTGCATTAAGAGCATTGGGGAATAATGAGCAGCTTGTAGTAAGTCTTGGGGTAAATGAAAAAAGACTAAAAATATTTGGATTAATGCTTGCAAATGGAGTCGTGGCATTAGCAGGTGCATTATTTGCACAAAATATTAAAGTTGCAGACTTACAGTCTGGAGTAGGAACAATTGTTATTGGACTTGCGGCAATTATTTTAGGACTTGGAGTATTGAAAAAATCACAAGTAATAAACGAAATTTCCATTGTTACAATCGGATCTTTAATGTATTATTTCATAATAAATCTAGCATTGATGTCAAATAGCTGGACAAGAAATATGTATGAAGGACTTCATTTTAGTGATAATGTTATAAAGATACTGGAAGTTAAGCCAACAGATGTAAAAGTTATAACAGCGATAATTCTTGCAGTAATTTTATGGAATGAGTTGATTCAGAAAACTAAAAAAGGTAAGAAAAAAGTAAAATTGATTGAGAAGGGAGAGGCAAATTAA
- a CDS encoding ABC transporter substrate-binding protein — MKKILLVVISLLMVLACGNNNSNTVSGNKGSQSTDNKQVYKIGVTQFMEHPSLNLAKKGFEDAFKEAGINADFDEKNANGEVTNANLIASNYKADKKDLVFGIATPSAQALVNNITDTPVLFSAVTDPASAKLLNPNVTGTSDKVENIAVQLDLLLKIKPDVKKVGVLYNPSEQNSAVQVQEIQKIAKEKNIEVVLQGISNFGELAQATKNLLGVTDALYLPTDNLVVSGANFVASEAIAAKKPVIASENSSVELGALFTMGLDYYALGKRTGEMAIEILKGKPVSQIPFETSKQMKLYVNQKTAQALGLDIKNPMFNGAEFVGK; from the coding sequence ATGAAAAAAATATTATTAGTAGTTATAAGTTTATTAATGGTATTGGCATGTGGAAATAACAACAGCAATACTGTCAGTGGAAATAAAGGTTCACAGTCAACTGATAATAAACAAGTTTATAAAATTGGTGTAACACAGTTCATGGAACATCCATCACTTAATTTGGCAAAAAAAGGATTTGAGGATGCATTCAAGGAAGCTGGGATAAATGCAGACTTTGATGAAAAAAATGCAAATGGGGAAGTAACAAATGCAAATTTGATAGCTTCAAATTACAAGGCAGATAAAAAAGACCTGGTATTTGGGATTGCAACACCATCTGCACAGGCATTGGTAAATAATATTACAGATACTCCAGTGCTATTTTCAGCTGTTACAGATCCAGCAAGTGCAAAACTTCTGAATCCAAATGTAACAGGAACAAGTGATAAAGTAGAAAATATTGCAGTACAATTGGATTTACTTTTGAAAATAAAGCCTGATGTAAAAAAAGTTGGAGTTTTGTATAATCCATCAGAACAAAATTCGGCCGTTCAAGTTCAGGAAATTCAAAAAATTGCCAAGGAAAAAAATATAGAAGTTGTGTTGCAGGGAATAAGCAATTTTGGTGAACTGGCACAGGCTACTAAAAATTTATTGGGAGTAACTGATGCATTGTATTTACCAACAGATAATCTTGTTGTATCAGGGGCAAACTTTGTCGCTTCCGAAGCGATTGCAGCTAAAAAACCTGTAATTGCAAGTGAAAACTCTTCTGTGGAACTAGGAGCATTGTTTACAATGGGACTGGACTATTATGCATTAGGAAAACGTACCGGAGAAATGGCAATCGAAATTCTTAAAGGGAAACCAGTTTCTCAAATTCCTTTTGAAACTTCAAAGCAAATGAAACTGTACGTAAACCAGAAGACAGCACAGGCATTAGGACTGGATATAAAAAATCCTATGTTTAATGGAGCTGAATTTGTAGGGAAATAA
- a CDS encoding ABC transporter substrate-binding protein: MRKLLILISALTLMVLSCGNSGSENKGSSGAGTGSKKYRIGITQIASHPALDSAREGFRAAFKEAGIEADFDEKNANGETANANLIANNFVSSKEDLIFAIATNAAQPAAQATNDIPVVFAAITDPQSAGILKDNVTGVSDRMDVKQQLELLLKLDSKIKTVGVLYNSSEQNSKVQVEDLKKAAKELGINIVEKSIVQANEIPQAADNLVRETDAIYLPTDNLVASVVSLITDKATAAKKIVFGGEAAHVKGGALITQGVSYYEIGKEAGKMAIEILKNGKKPAEIQFKTMPLNEIVVNGNTLKTLGISLPEDVKAKAQIVQ; the protein is encoded by the coding sequence ATGAGAAAATTATTGATTTTAATTAGTGCGTTGACACTTATGGTTTTAAGCTGTGGAAATTCAGGTAGTGAGAATAAAGGTAGCAGTGGAGCTGGGACAGGCTCTAAGAAGTATAGAATTGGAATTACACAGATTGCATCACATCCAGCACTTGACAGTGCAAGGGAAGGATTTAGGGCGGCTTTTAAGGAAGCAGGAATTGAAGCTGATTTTGATGAGAAAAATGCAAATGGAGAAACAGCTAATGCGAATTTGATTGCTAATAACTTTGTTAGTTCAAAAGAAGATTTAATATTTGCAATTGCGACAAACGCGGCTCAGCCGGCGGCACAGGCTACAAATGACATACCTGTTGTATTTGCTGCAATTACAGATCCGCAGTCAGCTGGAATTTTGAAGGATAATGTAACGGGTGTAAGTGACAGAATGGATGTAAAACAGCAATTGGAATTACTGTTAAAATTAGATTCAAAAATAAAGACAGTTGGAGTACTTTACAATTCTTCGGAACAAAATTCAAAGGTTCAAGTGGAAGATTTGAAAAAAGCGGCAAAGGAACTAGGAATAAATATTGTTGAAAAAAGTATTGTTCAAGCAAATGAAATACCTCAAGCGGCAGATAATTTAGTTAGGGAAACAGATGCAATTTATTTGCCAACAGATAATCTTGTGGCATCTGTTGTAAGCTTGATTACAGATAAAGCAACCGCGGCTAAAAAAATAGTATTTGGTGGGGAAGCGGCTCATGTAAAAGGCGGAGCCTTGATTACACAAGGTGTAAGTTATTATGAAATAGGGAAAGAAGCTGGTAAAATGGCAATTGAAATTTTGAAAAATGGTAAAAAGCCGGCTGAAATACAGTTTAAGACAATGCCTTTAAATGAAATTGTGGTAAATGGAAATACTCTTAAGACGCTTGGAATTTCGTTGCCTGAAGATGTAAAAGCCAAAGCGCAGATTGTTCAATAA
- a CDS encoding HU family DNA-binding protein: MSKKEFVDAYAKATGETKKRAEELVNAFLGTAEEFLVKGESIQFVGWGTFEVKERAAREGRNPSTGKPIKIDAKKVVKFKVGKKLADKVADAK, translated from the coding sequence ATGTCAAAAAAAGAATTTGTAGATGCTTATGCAAAAGCAACTGGAGAAACTAAGAAAAGGGCAGAAGAGTTAGTAAACGCTTTTTTAGGAACGGCAGAAGAATTTTTAGTAAAAGGTGAAAGTATCCAATTTGTAGGTTGGGGAACTTTTGAAGTAAAAGAAAGAGCGGCTAGAGAAGGAAGAAACCCTTCAACTGGGAAACCAATCAAAATAGATGCTAAAAAAGTAGTAAAATTCAAAGTTGGAAAAAAATTAGCTGATAAAGTTGCTGACGCTAAATAA
- a CDS encoding proline--tRNA ligase has product MRLSRAFLKTYKEAPKEAQIVSHQLMLRAFMIKQLTRGVYTYLPFGYRVLKKIENITREEMDRAGAQELLMPVLQPASLWEESGRWFAYGPELMRLKDRNEREFSLGPTHEEVITDVVRDSISSYKELPFNVYQIQTKFRDEMRPRFGLMRGREFVMKDAYSFHLTQESLDEEYLNMKDTYSRILEKMGLNYRAVEADTGSIGGDASHEFMVLAESGEDDILYSDSSDYAANVEKATSIIELKESYEEKLPKELVETPNAKTIEELANFLNIPKEKTVKAVMLKEVLEDGEKFVLALIRGDLDVNPIKLKNVIGASTELEMMSEEECEKFGLVAGYAGSYEKKEGLYVVIDETVKYIRNFALGANKADYHYVNVNIEDLAYDLAADIRTARAGDISPDGKGILKIARGIEVGHIFKLGEKYSKALNATVLDENGKQAVMKMGCYGMGMSRIISAAIEQNHDEYGIIWPKAIAPYHVDVVIANMKDETQVNIGEKLYNELNQNKIEAVLDDRNERAGFKFKDADLIGFPLKIVVGKGAADGTVEVKDRKTGESTDVKVEDVLKFVNNFMAE; this is encoded by the coding sequence ATGAGATTATCAAGAGCATTTTTAAAAACATATAAGGAAGCACCAAAAGAGGCTCAAATTGTGAGCCACCAGCTTATGCTTAGAGCATTTATGATTAAGCAGCTTACGAGAGGGGTTTATACTTATTTACCATTTGGATATAGAGTTCTAAAAAAAATAGAAAATATTACAAGAGAAGAAATGGATAGAGCAGGAGCTCAGGAACTTCTTATGCCTGTACTGCAGCCTGCTTCACTTTGGGAAGAATCTGGGCGTTGGTTTGCCTATGGACCTGAACTTATGAGATTAAAAGATAGAAACGAAAGGGAATTTTCGCTTGGGCCTACTCATGAAGAAGTTATTACAGATGTTGTAAGAGATTCAATTTCATCGTATAAGGAACTGCCTTTTAACGTTTATCAGATTCAGACAAAATTTAGGGATGAAATGCGTCCAAGATTTGGGCTTATGCGTGGAAGAGAATTTGTAATGAAGGATGCTTACAGTTTTCATTTGACACAGGAATCACTTGACGAGGAATATTTGAATATGAAAGATACTTATTCTAGAATTTTGGAAAAAATGGGACTTAATTACAGGGCAGTCGAGGCTGATACTGGCTCTATTGGAGGTGATGCTTCACACGAATTTATGGTGCTTGCAGAAAGCGGAGAAGATGATATTTTATACAGCGACTCTTCAGATTATGCGGCAAACGTTGAAAAAGCAACAAGCATTATTGAATTAAAGGAAAGCTATGAAGAAAAACTTCCAAAAGAATTAGTTGAAACTCCAAATGCAAAAACAATTGAAGAGCTGGCTAATTTCTTGAATATCCCTAAAGAAAAAACTGTAAAGGCGGTAATGTTAAAAGAAGTTCTTGAAGATGGGGAAAAATTTGTACTGGCTCTAATTAGAGGAGATTTGGATGTAAATCCTATAAAATTAAAAAATGTAATTGGAGCTTCTACAGAACTTGAAATGATGAGCGAGGAAGAATGTGAAAAATTCGGACTGGTTGCTGGATATGCAGGCTCTTATGAGAAAAAAGAAGGCTTATACGTTGTAATTGACGAAACTGTAAAATATATAAGAAACTTTGCTTTAGGTGCTAATAAAGCTGATTATCACTATGTAAACGTAAATATTGAAGACTTGGCATACGACTTAGCTGCAGACATCAGAACTGCGAGAGCTGGAGATATTTCCCCTGATGGAAAAGGTATCCTAAAAATTGCACGTGGAATAGAAGTTGGGCATATTTTCAAACTTGGGGAAAAATATTCAAAAGCCTTAAATGCTACTGTTCTTGATGAAAATGGAAAACAGGCAGTTATGAAAATGGGATGTTACGGAATGGGAATGTCAAGAATCATTTCAGCCGCAATTGAACAGAACCACGATGAATACGGTATAATCTGGCCAAAAGCAATAGCCCCTTACCATGTTGATGTAGTAATTGCCAATATGAAAGATGAAACACAGGTAAATATAGGTGAAAAATTGTATAATGAACTAAATCAAAATAAAATTGAAGCAGTATTAGATGACAGAAATGAAAGAGCAGGATTCAAATTTAAAGATGCCGACTTAATCGGTTTTCCACTAAAAATAGTCGTTGGAAAAGGTGCAGCTGATGGAACTGTGGAAGTGAAAGATAGAAAAACTGGAGAAAGTACGGATGTGAAAGTTGAGGACGTTTTAAAGTTTGTGAATAATTTTATGGCTGAGTAA